The Falco peregrinus isolate bFalPer1 chromosome 1, bFalPer1.pri, whole genome shotgun sequence genome has a window encoding:
- the ZBTB42 gene encoding zinc finger and BTB domain-containing protein 42 gives MEFPDHSRQLLQCLSQQRHQGFLCDCTVLVGEAQFRAHRAVLASCSMYFHLFYRDQLDKRDIVHLNSDIVTAPAFSLLLEFMYEGKLEFNSLPVEDVLAAASYLHMYDIVKVCKGKLKDKELCLEEKINDEAAGLEKAEHFLDAGVPLVHEFDPGNKQKFSVAEYERAAGKEKVSSHPAWSSDHISVSSVPTEAEPCAAAAGKTKANVNSSTGPLSQRSVNHPLASSDVDCALDLSFKPVPGRDSLHPSYVFGQLASDSQQQGTEPLVKDEQDLLSDQEDGEARSPESQHFGNSAKSLVTGLGHMFAGNGSSHAREEDIDQERDESEDDMDSSDISSSGVLVPPGHICICPLCSKVFPSPHILQLHLSSHFRDKDGSRTRLSPDGSVPTCTLCGKTFSCMYTLKRHERTHSGEKPYTCGQCGKSFQYSHNLSRHAVVHTREKPHGCKWCERRFTQSGDLYRHIRKFHCGLVKSLVV, from the coding sequence ATGGAGTTTCCAGACCATAGCCGCCAGTTGCTGCAGTGTCTGAGTCAGCAGCGTCACCAGGGCTTCCTGTGTGACTGTACTGTTTTAGTTGGAGAAGCTCAATTCAGAGCTCACAGAGCCGTTCTTGCCTCTTGCAGTATGTACTTCCATCTTTTCTACAGGGACCAGTTAGACAAAAGGGATATTGTGCATCTGAACAGTGACATTGTCACGGCCCCTGCCTTCAGCCTGCTGCTCGAATTCATGTACGAGGGAAAGCTGGAATTCAACAGTCTCCCGGTCGAAgatgtgctggctgcagctagCTACCTTCACATGTATGACATTGTGAAAGTCTGCAAGGGCAAGTTGAAAGATAAAGAATTATGTTTGGAAGAGAAGATTAATGATGAAGCGGCTGGTTTGGAGAAAGCGGAGCATTTTCTAGATGCCGGAGTGCCCCTGGTCCACGAGTTTGAcccaggaaacaaacaaaaattcagcGTTGCAGAATACGAGAGAGCAGCAGGCAAAGAAAAGGTCAGCAGTCACCCCGCCTGGTCCTCTGATCATATAAGTGTCAGCTCTGTGCCGACAGAGGCAGAACCGTgcgctgcagcagctggaaaaacaaaGGCTAATGTCAATAGTTCCACAGGACCTTTGTCCCAAAGGTCTGTTAACCATCCCCTGGCTTCGAGTGATGTGGACTGCGCGCTGGATTTGTCTTTCAAGCCCGTGCCGGGGAGAGATTCCTTACACCCCTCCTATGTCTTTGGACAGCTGGCTTCcgacagccagcagcagggtaCCGAGCCACTTGTTAAAGATGAACAAGACTTGCTGTCAGATCAGGAGGACGGCGAAGCCAGGAGTCCGGAGAGTCAGCATTTTGGGAATTCAGCCAAAAGCCTAGTGACAGGGTTAGGACACATGTTCGCGGGGAATGGCAGCTCTCATGCCCGAGAGGAGGATATAGATCAAGAGCGAGACGAGAGCGAGGACGACATGGATTCGTCGGACATCTCCTCCTCAGGCGTCCTCGTGCCTCCTGGGCATATCTGCATTTGCCCCCTCTGTAGCAAGGTGTTCCCGAGCCCGCACATCCTTCAGCTGCACCTGAGCTCTCACTTCCGTGACAAGGATGGCTCCCGGACCCGCCTGTCCCCTGACGGGTCCGTCCCCACTTGCACCCTCTGCGGAAAGACTTTTTCTTGCATGTACACGTTAAAGAGGCATGAGAGGACTCACTCCGGGGAGAAGCCCTACACCTGTGGCCAGTGCGGCAAGAGCTTCCAGTATTCCCACAACCTCAGCCGCCACGCCGTCGTGCACACCAGGGAGAAACCCCACGGGTGCAAGTGGTGCGAGAGACGGTTCACGCAGTCTGGGGATTTGTACAGACATATCCGCAAATTTCATTGTGGCCTTGTAAAGTCCTTGGTTGTTTGA